A segment of the Dryobates pubescens isolate bDryPub1 unplaced genomic scaffold, bDryPub1.pri scaffold_103_arrow_ctg1, whole genome shotgun sequence genome:
aCCCGACGCCGAGGTCACGTTCGTGCTGCCCGCCGGCAGACGGGAATGCTTCTACCAGAGCGCCCCCGCCAACGCCTCCCTAGAGGCCGAGTACCAGGTACAGGGAGCGGGGACGGAGGGGCGGGGCTTAGGCCTCGGCCCCGGTGATGGGGGCGGGGCTTGGGACGGATCCGTACCGGAGAGGGCGTGGCTTCTAGCGGGCCGGTACCGAGCGAGGGCTTGGGCCGGCAGCGGAGGGTTTGGGGCCAGTTAAACGGGGAAGGTTCCTGGTCCCAGGAGGGGCCGCAGCCCCCCGGGCGATGGCAGCTCCCCCCCGTGCCGGTACCACCACCGCCCCCGCCCCGCTGACACCGCCCCCGCGTCCCCCGCAGGTGATCGGTGGGGCCGGGCTGGACGTCGACTTCTCCTTGGAGAGCCCTTCCGGGCGGCTGCTGGTCAGCGAGTCCAGGCGCTCCGACGGCGTCCACACGTGAGACCACCGCCCCCCCCGGCCACACCCCCGGCTCCACCCACGCCCCCCCCCTGACCCCCTCCgtgccccccttcccccccgcaGGGTGGAGCCCACCGAGCCCGGCGACTACCGGCTCTGCTTCGACAACTCCTTCAGCACCATCTCCGAGAAGTTGGTTTTCTTCGAGCTCATCTTCGACAGcgcccaggaggaggaggaagaggaggaggaggaggaaggagacgCCTGggtggaggcagcagagcctgaggacGCTCTGGACGTCAAGATCGAGGACATCAAGGTGAGGATGAAggcctccaggtccctcagccggAGGGGAAGGGACGGCAGAGGTGCTGGTGGCGtctcggggtgggggggttggggggtgggggtcagctTAGCCACAAGGAGCAATTTCTGCCCCTTTTGAGGCTtggtccaggcctggcccaggctgcccaggggcagtgctggagcccccagccctggaggggtgtcCAAAGCCTGGAActatggtgctgagggcaaggggcttggagctatccccggggcagggctggaggcgtccccggggcagggctggagctatcccctgggcagggctggagctgtccccggggcagggctggagctatccctggggcagggttggagctggccccggggcagggccggAGGCgtccccggggcagggctggagctggccccggggcagggctggagctgtccccgGGGCAGGGCCGGAGCTAtccccggggcagggctggagctgtccccggggcagggctggagctgtccccgGGGCAGGGCCGGAGCTGTCCCCGGGACAGG
Coding sequences within it:
- the TMED1 gene encoding transmembrane emp24 domain-containing protein 1; its protein translation is MAAPWLWLLALGAGLAAAAAAAAAPPPPDAEVTFVLPAGRRECFYQSAPANASLEAEYQVIGGAGLDVDFSLESPSGRLLVSESRRSDGVHTVEPTEPGDYRLCFDNSFSTISEKLVFFELIFDSAQEEEEEEEEEEGDAWVEAAEPEDALDVKIEDIKESIETMRGRLERSIQMQALLRAFEARDRNLQESNLGRVTFWSAFNLGLLLLVAFLQVYTLKSLFEDRRALRT